A single Arachnia propionica DNA region contains:
- a CDS encoding glutamyl-tRNA reductase, producing MSLRILSVTHDLHGLTEVQRVSQHTDTLSASLRSTAGVEGLVTLATCNRLEFMIDSPKVPEAHLRLRLARELDSQPDWVVYEGEDALTHLFRVASGLESMVVGEREITGQLRRALKAAQASGDASGTLTSVINAALHTSRRVSAETRLQESGRSVVSVGLDMTGITDWGNQRVLLVGTGSYAGAVVAALRQRGAGTIFVHSSSGRAIGFAERHAITPALDLDSALGRATLVVTCRGSATPVVTTANLKDATPTVLLDLSLQPDVDPAVASLPGITLLDLTAIQAAISPTWAADSAHAERIVAEGVHEISDRLASRAADPAVASLRAAMLRIVDEEVARLPQGRALTVEDCALALRHLTTKLLHTPSIRARDAAAEGRIADYLAAMEELYGIDIQPDFDVQSHRRCPVTGLSFADLATEPTEIR from the coding sequence GTGAGCCTTCGCATCTTGTCCGTAACGCATGACCTCCACGGTCTGACCGAGGTCCAGCGCGTATCTCAACATACGGACACTCTGTCCGCTTCATTGAGGAGCACCGCCGGTGTCGAGGGCCTGGTCACCCTGGCGACCTGCAACCGGCTCGAGTTCATGATCGACTCCCCGAAGGTACCCGAAGCCCACCTGCGCCTGAGGCTGGCCCGCGAGCTCGATTCCCAGCCCGACTGGGTCGTGTACGAGGGCGAGGACGCCCTCACCCACCTGTTCCGGGTCGCCTCCGGGCTGGAGTCGATGGTGGTCGGTGAGCGGGAGATCACAGGGCAGCTGCGCCGCGCCCTGAAGGCCGCACAGGCCTCCGGTGACGCATCCGGCACCCTGACCAGCGTCATCAACGCCGCCCTGCACACCTCCCGGCGGGTGAGCGCCGAGACCCGGCTGCAGGAGTCTGGGCGTTCGGTGGTCAGCGTCGGCCTCGACATGACCGGAATCACGGACTGGGGGAACCAGCGGGTGTTGCTGGTGGGCACCGGTTCCTACGCGGGCGCCGTCGTCGCGGCACTGCGGCAACGCGGGGCCGGAACCATCTTCGTCCACTCCTCGTCCGGGAGGGCGATCGGATTCGCCGAGCGGCACGCCATCACCCCCGCTCTGGACCTAGATTCGGCCCTGGGCAGGGCCACGCTGGTGGTCACCTGCCGCGGCTCGGCCACTCCCGTGGTGACCACCGCCAACCTCAAGGACGCCACCCCCACCGTGCTGCTCGACCTGTCATTGCAGCCGGACGTGGATCCGGCCGTGGCCTCTCTCCCGGGGATCACCCTCCTCGACCTGACCGCGATCCAGGCCGCCATCTCCCCCACCTGGGCCGCCGACTCTGCCCACGCCGAACGGATCGTCGCCGAAGGGGTGCACGAGATCTCCGATCGCCTGGCCTCCCGCGCCGCGGACCCCGCGGTCGCCTCGCTGCGGGCCGCGATGCTGCGGATCGTCGACGAGGAGGTGGCGCGGCTCCCGCAGGGCCGCGCGCTGACCGTCGAGGACTGTGCTCTGGCGCTGCGGCATCTGACCACGAAGCTGCTTCACACTCCCTCGATACGAGCACGCGACGCCGCGGCCGAGGGCAGAATCGCCGACTACCTGGCGGCCATGGAGGAGCTCTACGGCATCGATATCCAACCCGATTTCGACGTTCAGAGCCATCGTCGCTGCCCGGTGACGGGGCTCAGTTTCGCCGACCTCGCCACCGAACCCACGGAGATCAGATGA
- the hemE gene encoding uroporphyrinogen decarboxylase, which translates to MMRSDQPALLAALEGRRPERLPVWFMRQAGRSLPEYRNARQGVAMLDACLNPELAAEITCQPVRRHGVDAAVFFSDIMIPLALAGVEVTITAGVGPVFEQPVNSVTEVNRLVERRILDASAVEKAVALAVAELGEDTPVIGFAGAPFTLAAYLVEGRGSRDHLGARAFMHAEPAAWDRLLSWCADLSGEFLRIQVAAGARAVQLFDSWVGTLCLADYTTRVAPYSRRALESVSVPRIHFGTGTGHLLEAMAECGSEAIGIDHRIPLDEAARRLPGKVLQGNIDPARLAAGWENLAAHTRDVVERGRSAPAHVVNLGHGVPPETDPAVLTDLVALVHEL; encoded by the coding sequence ATGATGAGAAGCGATCAGCCTGCCCTTCTGGCCGCCCTCGAGGGTCGTCGGCCGGAACGTCTGCCCGTGTGGTTCATGCGTCAGGCTGGGCGATCACTACCAGAGTACCGCAATGCGAGACAGGGCGTCGCGATGCTGGATGCCTGCCTCAACCCCGAACTGGCCGCCGAGATAACCTGCCAGCCGGTGCGCCGCCACGGTGTGGACGCGGCCGTGTTCTTCTCCGACATCATGATCCCCCTGGCGCTCGCGGGCGTCGAGGTGACGATCACCGCCGGGGTGGGACCGGTTTTCGAACAACCGGTGAACAGCGTCACGGAGGTGAACAGGCTGGTGGAGCGCCGGATCCTCGATGCATCGGCCGTGGAGAAAGCGGTGGCGCTGGCCGTCGCGGAACTCGGCGAGGACACGCCGGTGATCGGATTCGCGGGCGCCCCCTTCACCCTGGCCGCCTACCTGGTGGAGGGTCGCGGCTCCCGCGACCACCTGGGGGCGCGGGCCTTCATGCACGCCGAGCCCGCGGCGTGGGACCGGCTGCTCAGCTGGTGCGCCGACCTGTCGGGTGAGTTCCTGCGCATCCAGGTGGCGGCCGGGGCGCGGGCGGTGCAGCTGTTCGACTCCTGGGTCGGGACGCTCTGCCTGGCCGACTACACCACCCGGGTCGCCCCCTACTCGCGGCGGGCGTTGGAGAGCGTTTCCGTGCCCCGCATCCATTTCGGCACCGGAACCGGACACCTGCTGGAGGCCATGGCCGAATGCGGATCCGAGGCGATCGGGATAGACCACCGCATCCCCCTGGACGAGGCCGCGCGCCGCCTGCCCGGAAAAGTGCTCCAGGGCAACATCGATCCCGCGAGACTGGCCGCGGGCTGGGAGAACCTCGCCGCCCACACCAGGGATGTCGTCGAGCGAGGCCGATCCGCTCCCGCCCACGTGGTCAACCTCGGGCACGGCGTACCACCCGAGACCGATCCCGCGGTGCTGACCGACCTCGTCGCCCTGGTGCACGAGCTGTGA
- a CDS encoding class I SAM-dependent methyltransferase: protein MRDLQGVADTLFIPLVARIHVSRRFPEYFYDEKAMSLENFVPGDGIRRSSSEYMYLASVARYRNLDRIVREFAGRNGECNVVNLGAGLETAAFRLADCGARFYEIDLPEVIEAREKVIPKGPGEVLIGCDVLSPDWLPRIDSSIPTLFMASGVFQYFREGDVIGLARKLGDSLPGSELVFDATDEVGVRYANRYVRKTGNTTAPMNFYINDPEAFARACGAELLEQRPFFKDMEPGVRRRLKIGSRIAMMVADRKRRTIIVHLKLLGRKS, encoded by the coding sequence ATGCGCGATCTGCAAGGCGTTGCCGACACACTGTTCATTCCGCTGGTCGCGCGGATCCACGTGTCCAGGAGATTCCCGGAGTACTTCTACGACGAGAAGGCGATGTCGCTCGAAAACTTTGTTCCCGGCGACGGCATCCGGAGATCATCCTCGGAGTACATGTATCTGGCCTCGGTGGCGCGGTACCGCAATTTGGATCGGATCGTCAGGGAATTCGCCGGAAGAAACGGGGAGTGCAACGTCGTCAACCTCGGAGCCGGGCTGGAAACAGCCGCCTTCCGGCTGGCGGATTGCGGCGCGAGGTTCTACGAGATCGACCTGCCCGAGGTCATCGAGGCCAGGGAGAAGGTGATTCCCAAAGGCCCCGGCGAGGTCTTGATCGGTTGCGATGTCCTCTCCCCCGACTGGCTTCCGCGCATCGATTCATCGATCCCGACGCTGTTCATGGCCTCGGGCGTGTTCCAGTACTTCCGCGAGGGCGACGTCATCGGTCTTGCCCGGAAGCTCGGGGACTCCCTGCCGGGCAGTGAACTGGTGTTCGACGCCACGGACGAGGTGGGTGTGAGGTACGCCAACAGATACGTCAGGAAGACCGGGAACACCACAGCCCCGATGAACTTCTACATCAACGACCCGGAGGCATTCGCCCGCGCATGCGGTGCGGAACTGCTCGAACAACGTCCTTTCTTCAAGGACATGGAGCCCGGCGTCAGGAGAAGACTCAAGATCGGATCGCGCATCGCAATGATGGTGGCGGACCGAAAACGCCGCACGATCATCGTGCATCTCAAACTCTTGGGAAGGAAAAGCTGA
- a CDS encoding protoporphyrinogen/coproporphyrinogen oxidase produces the protein MRAVIVGAGVAGLAAAHRLARAGAEVVVLEASERIGGMVAPLTIAGKVIDGGAEAYARRLGVADELCATLGLEVAAPTGGPHIRWSATRSWPGADGVLGIPAGPDDPALTSALDGTDLATALAEPGLGDEIGAGAATVGELVTARLGRAVTDRLVAPVTRTVYRMEPDQMPLAQFAPGLRGPGSLYAKVAAARGSRSAVAQPIGGLIRLVEALASDIRGNGGKIRLGARVTGIGRDATVTAAGGDRLEADRAILACPARPAVELLGGLGITASAPATGTSLNAVLALEPEPLAGAPVGSGVMLGQPIPGLGARALTYYSAKWPWSRGGVELIRLSYAPDANPTREQALADARLLLGCENLVLRDHALVRWPSVPRVLPAAERAGLLESLPTNIKVAGAWVAGNGIEAAIASGLEAAA, from the coding sequence GTGAGGGCCGTGATCGTCGGGGCCGGGGTGGCCGGGCTGGCGGCCGCCCACCGGCTGGCCCGCGCGGGCGCCGAGGTTGTCGTCCTGGAGGCCTCGGAACGGATCGGCGGGATGGTGGCGCCGCTGACGATAGCCGGGAAGGTGATCGACGGCGGGGCCGAGGCCTACGCCCGCCGCTTGGGAGTCGCGGACGAACTGTGCGCGACCCTCGGGCTGGAGGTCGCCGCCCCCACGGGGGGACCGCACATCCGCTGGTCCGCCACGCGGTCCTGGCCCGGCGCCGACGGAGTACTGGGCATTCCCGCCGGCCCGGACGATCCGGCCCTGACTTCCGCCCTGGACGGCACGGACCTGGCAACGGCACTGGCCGAACCCGGACTCGGTGACGAGATCGGGGCCGGCGCAGCCACCGTCGGCGAACTGGTGACCGCGCGCCTCGGCCGGGCCGTAACCGACCGGCTGGTGGCCCCCGTGACCCGGACCGTCTACCGGATGGAACCCGACCAGATGCCGCTGGCGCAGTTCGCACCCGGCCTCAGGGGACCCGGATCCCTGTACGCGAAGGTAGCGGCGGCCCGCGGCAGCCGCTCCGCCGTCGCCCAACCCATCGGGGGTTTGATCCGCCTCGTCGAGGCCCTGGCCTCCGACATCCGGGGCAACGGCGGAAAGATCCGGCTCGGTGCCCGTGTCACCGGGATCGGACGCGACGCGACGGTCACCGCAGCAGGCGGTGACCGGCTGGAGGCCGACCGCGCGATCCTGGCCTGTCCCGCCCGTCCCGCCGTGGAACTGCTCGGCGGGCTGGGAATCACCGCATCGGCACCCGCGACGGGGACCTCGCTCAACGCGGTCCTGGCGCTGGAACCCGAGCCACTGGCGGGGGCGCCGGTCGGTTCCGGGGTGATGCTCGGCCAGCCGATCCCGGGGCTCGGAGCCCGGGCGCTGACCTACTACTCGGCGAAATGGCCCTGGAGCCGCGGCGGGGTGGAGTTGATCCGCCTCAGCTACGCGCCCGACGCCAACCCCACCCGGGAGCAGGCCCTGGCCGATGCCCGCCTGCTGCTCGGGTGCGAGAACCTGGTGCTCCGTGACCACGCACTGGTGCGCTGGCCCTCCGTACCCAGAGTGCTCCCGGCCGCGGAACGGGCCGGGCTGCTGGAATCCCTTCCCACCAACATCAAGGTGGCGGGGGCCTGGGTGGCGGGCAATGGAATAGAGGCCGCAATCGCATCCGGACTGGAGGCGGCAGCATGA
- a CDS encoding YeiH family protein — protein sequence MTRARSDSPVTKDPVPSWVGRMLPGCVLCLAAAGIGYGINLFLPGVSALIIAIVLGVLLTNVVHLPDALSPGIDFSAKKLLRAGIILLGLKLSLTSIIDLGVPMLLVVACIVTGGMLGTVLLGRLLRVPPNLSLLIACGFSICGAAAVAGAAGVTDPDDEAEEDTITAVALVVIFGTLMIPLVPLVAGLLGLDVVAAGKWAGGSTHEIAQVVAIGGVIGGGALAVAVVVKLARVLLLAPVIAVLSFRQRRLQRSDMPGRQASRTKLPPIVPPFILGFLAMVLLRSFVALPGAALGAGETLQTLLLAAAMFGLGCGVRIRNLLKVGLRPFGLAAASTLLVAVIAHAGVALAG from the coding sequence ATGACGCGTGCACGATCCGACTCTCCCGTGACGAAGGACCCGGTTCCCTCCTGGGTTGGGCGCATGCTCCCCGGGTGTGTGTTGTGCCTGGCCGCCGCCGGAATCGGCTACGGAATCAACCTGTTCCTGCCCGGTGTCAGCGCGTTGATCATCGCGATCGTGCTGGGGGTGCTATTGACCAATGTCGTCCACCTGCCGGATGCCCTCTCCCCCGGTATTGATTTCTCGGCGAAGAAGCTGCTGCGCGCGGGAATCATCCTTCTCGGACTCAAGTTGTCGCTGACCAGCATCATCGACCTGGGTGTGCCGATGCTGCTGGTGGTCGCGTGCATAGTCACGGGCGGAATGCTGGGAACGGTTCTGCTGGGAAGGCTGCTGCGGGTTCCTCCGAACCTGTCCCTGCTGATCGCCTGCGGATTCTCCATCTGCGGGGCCGCCGCCGTGGCGGGGGCCGCCGGGGTCACCGACCCGGACGACGAGGCCGAGGAGGACACCATCACGGCGGTGGCGCTGGTGGTGATCTTCGGAACCCTGATGATTCCCCTTGTGCCGCTCGTGGCGGGCCTGCTCGGCCTGGATGTCGTGGCCGCCGGAAAATGGGCGGGCGGCTCCACCCACGAGATCGCCCAGGTGGTGGCGATCGGGGGTGTGATCGGCGGTGGGGCGTTGGCCGTCGCGGTCGTCGTCAAACTCGCTCGTGTGCTGTTGCTGGCGCCCGTGATCGCAGTCCTGAGTTTCCGGCAGCGCCGGCTTCAACGATCGGACATGCCCGGGCGGCAGGCATCGCGCACGAAGCTTCCCCCGATCGTGCCGCCTTTCATCCTCGGGTTCCTGGCAATGGTGCTGCTGCGTTCCTTCGTGGCGTTGCCGGGGGCGGCGCTGGGCGCCGGTGAGACGTTGCAGACCCTGCTGCTGGCGGCCGCCATGTTCGGGCTGGGGTGCGGGGTTAGGATCAGGAATCTCCTGAAGGTCGGCCTGCGGCCCTTTGGCCTGGCTGCTGCATCGACGCTGCTGGTCGCGGTGATCGCCCACGCCGGGGTCGCGCTGGCCGGCTGA
- a CDS encoding L-serine ammonia-lyase, iron-sulfur-dependent, subunit alpha, with amino-acid sequence MQSLSVSATRPASSVSPRPLSVVDLFRVGIGPSSSHTVGPMRAGVAFASELAGSPRANEVRHITVDLFGSLGATGRGHSTDRAVLLGLGGHAPESVSIPEVESLLPTLASSGRLPVAGIGQAPFDMAKDMRFVPRTVLPYHVNALTITACDAAGETLLRRTYYSIGGGFVMEQTNDDPQAPQVRPLDRVKEDASPLALPHPFGKAMELLSACDRSGLSIAQLVYENEVAMRAEEEVDAYLDLVANTMFDCIDAGLQEHGILPGGLNVLRRAGTLAKRLRERETCQPRELPDSMEWAATYADPMRAMDWVNLYALAVNEENAAGHRVVTAPTNGAAGVIPAVIGFLTCYCPEAGVPFGMFTPLDQGGHFPFRLSPADREGNSAKRRQAVHRFLLAAAAVGSLIKTNASIAGAEVGCQGEVGSASAMAAAGLAQALGGTPRQVENAAEIAMEHSLGLTCDPVAGLVQIPCIERNAIAASKAINAARMAMWGDGRHTVSLDVVIETMRQTGKDMLSKYKETSEGGLAVNVVEC; translated from the coding sequence ATGCAATCGCTCTCGGTATCAGCGACGAGACCGGCCTCGTCGGTTTCCCCACGCCCGCTCTCCGTGGTCGATCTGTTCCGCGTGGGCATCGGCCCCTCCTCCTCCCACACGGTTGGCCCGATGCGCGCCGGGGTGGCCTTCGCCTCGGAACTGGCGGGCTCGCCGCGGGCGAACGAGGTCAGACACATCACCGTCGACCTGTTCGGTTCCCTGGGGGCGACGGGTCGCGGTCACAGCACCGACCGGGCGGTCCTGCTGGGGCTCGGAGGCCACGCTCCTGAGTCCGTCTCGATTCCCGAGGTCGAATCCCTGCTGCCAACCCTTGCCTCCTCGGGTCGGTTACCCGTCGCGGGGATCGGGCAGGCGCCGTTCGACATGGCCAAGGACATGCGTTTCGTACCGAGAACGGTGCTGCCGTATCACGTCAACGCCCTGACGATCACCGCCTGCGACGCCGCCGGTGAGACATTGCTGCGCCGCACCTACTACTCGATCGGTGGCGGGTTCGTCATGGAGCAGACCAACGACGACCCCCAGGCCCCGCAGGTACGCCCCCTGGATCGAGTTAAGGAGGACGCTTCCCCGCTAGCCCTTCCTCACCCTTTCGGCAAGGCCATGGAGTTGCTGAGTGCCTGCGACAGGTCCGGCCTGTCGATCGCCCAGCTGGTCTACGAGAACGAGGTCGCCATGCGCGCCGAGGAAGAGGTGGATGCCTATCTGGATCTCGTGGCGAACACGATGTTCGACTGCATCGACGCGGGGCTCCAGGAACACGGGATCCTGCCCGGGGGCCTCAACGTGCTGCGCCGCGCCGGAACCCTGGCGAAGCGGCTGCGTGAACGCGAGACCTGCCAGCCCCGTGAACTCCCGGACTCCATGGAATGGGCCGCCACCTACGCGGACCCGATGCGGGCAATGGACTGGGTGAATCTCTACGCCCTGGCGGTCAACGAGGAGAACGCGGCCGGTCATCGCGTGGTCACCGCCCCGACGAACGGCGCGGCCGGCGTGATTCCTGCCGTTATCGGGTTCCTGACCTGCTACTGCCCGGAGGCCGGGGTGCCCTTCGGGATGTTCACTCCCCTCGACCAGGGCGGCCATTTCCCCTTCCGTCTCTCCCCGGCGGACCGGGAGGGAAACAGCGCGAAGAGACGCCAAGCGGTGCATCGTTTCCTGCTGGCGGCAGCTGCCGTCGGTTCCCTCATCAAGACGAACGCTTCCATCGCGGGAGCGGAGGTCGGCTGCCAGGGTGAGGTCGGTTCGGCCTCGGCCATGGCGGCCGCGGGTCTCGCGCAGGCTCTGGGTGGCACGCCCCGCCAGGTGGAGAACGCGGCGGAGATCGCCATGGAGCATTCACTGGGACTCACCTGCGACCCGGTCGCCGGGCTGGTGCAGATTCCCTGCATCGAACGAAACGCCATCGCCGCCAGCAAGGCCATCAACGCGGCCCGCATGGCCATGTGGGGGGACGGACGCCACACTGTGAGCCTGGATGTCGTGATCGAGACGATGCGCCAGACCGGCAAGGACATGCTCTCGAAGTACAAGGAGACCTCGGAGGGCGGACTGGCCGTCAACGTTGTGGAGTGCTGA
- a CDS encoding uroporphyrinogen-III synthase, producing MFLPREAGALSKALSAAGLEVTIFPVQAPVVLVDGLDLGQADWSVVTSARTVEALQGLGVRLPGRIAAVGKATAAALEAAGYAVDLVPGKANAAGLVEEFPAGTGRVVIPGSALSKPDLPEGLRELGWQVDVFPVYTMEATREPAELAARWRAGEFAAVVVTAGSVARVIDERLGWPEETRVLAIGQPTAKVLNELGVAASVSPSPDAEAVARAAAELVGKGNA from the coding sequence GTGTTCCTTCCCCGCGAGGCGGGCGCGCTCTCAAAGGCACTGAGCGCCGCCGGACTGGAGGTCACGATATTCCCGGTGCAGGCTCCGGTAGTGCTGGTCGACGGACTCGACCTCGGGCAGGCCGACTGGTCGGTGGTTACCTCCGCCCGTACCGTCGAGGCTCTTCAGGGGCTGGGTGTCCGGCTGCCCGGGCGGATCGCCGCCGTCGGTAAGGCGACCGCAGCGGCCTTGGAAGCGGCCGGGTATGCGGTGGACCTCGTCCCCGGGAAGGCCAACGCGGCAGGACTCGTCGAGGAGTTCCCGGCAGGCACGGGACGGGTGGTGATCCCGGGATCGGCGCTGTCCAAACCGGATCTTCCCGAGGGTTTGCGGGAACTGGGCTGGCAGGTCGATGTCTTCCCCGTCTACACGATGGAGGCGACCCGGGAACCCGCCGAACTGGCGGCCCGCTGGAGGGCCGGGGAGTTCGCGGCAGTGGTCGTGACCGCGGGCTCGGTGGCGCGGGTGATCGACGAACGGCTGGGCTGGCCGGAGGAAACCCGGGTGCTGGCCATCGGACAACCCACCGCGAAGGTGTTGAATGAACTTGGGGTGGCGGCCAGTGTCTCGCCGTCCCCCGACGCGGAGGCGGTCGCAAGGGCCGCCGCCGAACTGGTTGGGAAGGGAAACGCATGA
- the hemL gene encoding glutamate-1-semialdehyde 2,1-aminomutase — MAGLNQEWMTRACEAIPGGVNSPVRAFASVGGTPRFIKQASGCRVTDVDGTSYVDLVCSWGPALLGHAHPQVVAAVQEAAARGLSFGAPTGAEVELAERIRARVPVAEHVRLVSTGTEATMTAVRIARGATGRDKIVKFAGCYHGHSDALLAAAGSGVATQGLPGSAGVTVAAAADTIVLAYNDFDELRSLFERIGGQIAAVITEAAPANMGVVTPAEGFNAEIRRLTAEHGALMILDEVLTGFRVGASGWWGFEAGVEAPEWVPDLITFGKVVGGGMPLAAVGGRREVMDLLAPLGPVYQAGTLSGNPLATAAGIATLDLAKPEVYDRVDARSAELQRLVGDALTGAGVPHVIQTAGNLFSVFFREKPVIDYADAQDQDTAAYGRFFHAMLDGGVALPPSAFEAWFLSVAHDDAAMETVETALKQAARAALPTGESIR, encoded by the coding sequence ATGGCTGGACTGAACCAGGAATGGATGACACGGGCCTGCGAGGCGATCCCGGGCGGGGTCAACTCGCCCGTGCGGGCATTCGCGTCCGTGGGGGGGACGCCGCGTTTCATCAAGCAGGCGTCCGGTTGCCGAGTGACCGACGTCGACGGCACCAGCTACGTCGATCTCGTGTGTTCCTGGGGGCCGGCGCTGCTCGGACACGCCCACCCCCAGGTCGTCGCGGCCGTGCAGGAAGCGGCCGCCAGGGGCCTCAGTTTCGGGGCGCCGACGGGCGCGGAGGTGGAGCTCGCCGAGCGGATCCGTGCCCGGGTTCCCGTCGCGGAACACGTGAGGCTGGTCTCCACCGGCACGGAGGCCACCATGACCGCGGTGCGGATCGCCCGCGGCGCCACGGGCCGCGACAAGATCGTCAAGTTCGCGGGCTGCTATCACGGACACTCGGATGCGCTGCTGGCCGCCGCCGGATCGGGTGTGGCCACCCAGGGGCTGCCGGGAAGCGCCGGGGTGACGGTGGCTGCCGCGGCCGACACCATCGTGCTTGCCTACAACGACTTCGACGAACTGCGTTCGCTGTTCGAACGGATCGGCGGGCAGATCGCGGCGGTCATCACGGAGGCCGCACCCGCGAACATGGGGGTCGTCACCCCGGCCGAGGGATTCAACGCCGAGATCCGCCGGCTGACCGCCGAGCACGGGGCACTCATGATCCTCGACGAGGTGCTCACCGGTTTCCGCGTCGGAGCCTCCGGCTGGTGGGGTTTCGAAGCGGGGGTCGAGGCCCCGGAGTGGGTGCCCGACCTGATCACCTTCGGGAAAGTAGTCGGTGGTGGCATGCCCCTTGCGGCGGTCGGGGGTCGCAGGGAGGTTATGGACCTGCTGGCTCCGCTCGGCCCCGTCTACCAGGCGGGCACGCTCTCCGGGAATCCCCTCGCCACTGCGGCCGGGATCGCCACCCTCGACCTGGCGAAACCGGAGGTCTATGACAGGGTCGATGCCCGCTCCGCCGAGCTGCAGCGACTGGTCGGCGACGCACTGACCGGGGCCGGGGTGCCCCACGTCATCCAGACCGCCGGGAACCTGTTCTCCGTGTTCTTCCGGGAGAAGCCCGTCATCGACTACGCAGACGCCCAGGACCAGGACACCGCGGCCTACGGGCGGTTCTTCCACGCGATGTTGGACGGGGGAGTGGCGCTGCCGCCGTCGGCCTTCGAAGCGTGGTTCCTCTCGGTTGCCCACGACGACGCCGCCATGGAGACCGTGGAGACGGCCCTGAAACAGGCGGCCAGGGCCGCTTTGCCAACAGGGGAGAGCATCCGATAG
- a CDS encoding GNAT family N-acetyltransferase, producing the protein MRAREFDIKLIDADIEEFKNLLNVFREVFDWGDHDHPDEEYLLRLLRDENLLVVVAKAGNEVVGGLTAYVLPGYEVARPSIYIHDLGVKESFQGQGVGKRLIGYLMGHAKNNNFHDIFVDTEQDDNEDVIAFYRKTPFDSETKVLQYAVKL; encoded by the coding sequence ATGCGTGCACGAGAATTCGACATCAAACTCATCGACGCAGACATTGAAGAATTCAAAAATTTGCTCAATGTTTTCCGGGAGGTATTTGACTGGGGTGATCATGATCACCCCGATGAGGAGTATCTCCTGCGCTTGTTGAGGGACGAGAACCTGTTGGTCGTGGTTGCCAAGGCTGGAAACGAAGTGGTCGGTGGATTGACGGCATACGTACTCCCCGGTTATGAAGTGGCGAGGCCCAGTATTTATATTCATGATCTAGGGGTGAAGGAGAGTTTTCAAGGTCAAGGGGTGGGGAAACGCCTGATAGGTTATCTGATGGGCCATGCGAAGAATAATAATTTTCACGACATCTTTGTCGACACCGAGCAAGATGACAACGAAGATGTGATAGCCTTCTATAGAAAAACTCCTTTTGACAGCGAAACAAAAGTGCTGCAGTACGCTGTCAAGCTTTGA
- the hemB gene encoding porphobilinogen synthase — MRKLVRETRPRPAQLVLPVFVGESPAEIGAMPGVRRHTVEQIGGVARSAAEAGLGGIMLFGVPDDADKDSRGTQAWAPDGIEQRAITACREAVGDDLVIMSDVCLDEFTSHGHCGFLAEDGRVINDETCDAYAQQAVAQARAGTHVVAPSGMMDGQIRVIRAGLDAAGFEDVGILAYSAKYASAFYGPFREAVGSSLQGDRRTYQQDPANRREGLREALLDLSEGADMVMVKPASHYLDVLADVAAVSKVPVAAYQVSGEYAMIEAAAEHGWIDRRAAIQESITSIVRSGADVVLTYWALEVAEWLD, encoded by the coding sequence ATGAGAAAACTGGTCCGCGAAACTCGGCCGCGCCCGGCGCAGCTCGTTCTGCCCGTCTTCGTCGGCGAGTCTCCCGCCGAGATCGGTGCCATGCCGGGGGTGCGGCGGCACACCGTCGAACAGATCGGTGGCGTCGCACGATCGGCGGCAGAGGCGGGACTGGGCGGAATCATGCTGTTCGGGGTGCCCGATGATGCGGACAAGGATTCGCGGGGCACGCAGGCCTGGGCACCCGACGGCATCGAACAGCGGGCCATCACCGCCTGCCGGGAAGCGGTGGGCGATGATCTGGTGATCATGTCGGACGTGTGCCTGGACGAGTTCACCAGCCACGGGCACTGCGGTTTCCTCGCCGAGGACGGCCGCGTGATCAATGACGAGACCTGCGATGCCTACGCGCAGCAGGCGGTGGCGCAGGCCCGGGCCGGCACGCACGTCGTGGCGCCATCGGGGATGATGGACGGTCAGATCCGGGTGATCCGCGCCGGGCTGGACGCGGCCGGTTTCGAGGACGTCGGGATCCTGGCCTACTCAGCGAAGTACGCCTCCGCGTTCTACGGGCCGTTCCGGGAGGCGGTCGGCTCATCCCTCCAGGGGGATCGCCGCACCTACCAGCAGGATCCAGCGAACCGCCGCGAGGGTCTCAGGGAGGCGCTGCTGGACCTGTCGGAGGGCGCCGACATGGTGATGGTCAAACCCGCCAGCCACTACCTCGACGTGCTCGCCGATGTGGCCGCCGTCTCGAAGGTTCCGGTGGCGGCCTACCAGGTGTCGGGGGAGTACGCCATGATCGAGGCGGCGGCAGAACACGGCTGGATCGACCGGCGCGCCGCCATCCAGGAGTCGATCACGAGTATCGTTCGCTCGGGCGCCGATGTGGTGCTCACCTACTGGGCGTTGGAGGTTGCCGAATGGCTGGACTGA